Sequence from the uncultured Flavobacterium sp. genome:
ATTTATACAAGCTATCAAAATTGCTTTCATAGCTAAAAAAGCATTTACTGAAGTTGCAATATTAAAGCTCATCGGAACTCGCATAGTTGGAGCTGAAATTAAAAAAGGAACTTCATTATCTCCTGTTTCTAATGTGATTGACCTTCCAATTAACAGTTCTCTTTCATCAAGTTGAGCAATTTTTGCTTGTAGTTCATCCTGCAAATGCCATCCAAATCTTTCTGACAAATGCCAATCTAATCCGCCGTCCATGAATCCAAATGAATTTGCCGGACTTACAACTGCGTCAGATTTTATTTTTGTAATATCTCCTTTTATTATACTGACATTCTCACATTCTGAAAAATCATTTCTCCATGAATTGCCAAGTTCATCCTCTAAGTAAACTAATTTTATATGCAGCATATTTTTTGAATTAAAATTGAATGTATTTTTCGATCAATTCCTCAACTCTCTCCAACAATTGAACTAAAGCTTGCAAACCTCCGTGAATATCTCCAATAACTAAAGTTCGTTCATCAATTAAATCTAATCTTTAAGTTTATACATAATATCACTTCTTAAAACATACTTTATCCCCGAAATCAGAGCCGTTCCTTCATGACGCTGACTATGTTCAAAAATAAGCGCAGTTCCTGTTTTAGGCGTAATAATTTCACCCGAAGCAAATTTTGTTTCTCCGCCCTCATATATTTCATTCAAATAAATGAGAAATGTATAATAACTAAATTCCGACTCACTTCGTTTATAGCTTCCATCGCGGTGCATTTTAAAACGCTGACCTGGATTATACTTGTAAAACCTGAACATTTCATTTAATCCCGTGGCTGTAGTGTTTGCCACTTCAGACTTAACATAAGGCTTCAGTTTTTGCCAAAAGAAAGATGCATATTCATTATCCTGATACATGATACGTTCGTTATTACGCACCATTTTCATCATTTTCTGTGCTCCGTCAATATTTACTCCAGCTTCTTCAAAACCAATTTGCTCACTTTTCTCTATTAATTCATTACATTCATCAACAGTAAGAAAATTGTCGATCGTATAAATTTCCAGTGTATCATTAATAATGTTTAGCATAATTATACATTTGAATTAATTAAACTTATTATCTAGAGCTGTATCTAATTTTATCAGAAAATCTTTCCCGAATTTATCATTCTCTAAACCTTCGTATAAGAAAGTAGGCAACGTTTTATCACAATTTTGTTTATGACTTAAAATTGCCATACACAAAGCAGCGACAGTATCAGTATCTCCGCCATAATCTATACTTGTTTTTAAACAATCGCTCATAGAATTCGCTTCCGAAACAATTTTAATAACAGATTGCGTCGTTGGATATCCGTGCATATCTATTGGCGAAGTAATCTTATAGGTTTCGTTTTCCTTCAAAGTTTCATTCAAAAACGGAATCAAAGTTGTTCCATCACCTAAATTATATTTAAAATAATGAACCGCCAAAGCAATACGTTTCGCACAACTAATTCCTTCGATTGTATGATGAGAAGTTTTTGCCTGAATTTCGCAAAACTCCATTAACTGATTAATATCTTTTAAATATCCTATAGAATACGCTCGCATTGCAGAACCGTTTCCGTTACTGCCATTATCTATTATTTTGATAAAATCAGCTCCATTTTTACTTGCGTCCAAAGCATTGTAAACCCGATCTGAATATCCTCTTCTTTTATCTCTGTGAAAAACTTCGACAAACTTATCTCCAACTTTAATCTCGTTCCAATTATCATCTTCTAATAACAATTCCGAAATTGCAATTGCCATTTGAGTATCGTCTGTATATCTTTTATAAATCTCCGTATAAAGTCCGTGTTTATGATATTGAGTCAAATCGTTATTTTGAATAATAAAATCTAAATCTCGAAATTCAAAACCTGCACCATATGCATCGCCTATTGCTGCTTCTAGTATCATAATTATTGTTTTTGGTTGTTAATTTGAATGTGGTAATTCTGTTTAAGATTTAAACTCAATGTATTTTGAAGGAACTTCGTCTGTCAACCACACATTATTTTCGGATAAATAAAACTTAAATCCGTCTCTATACATATCGCCACTTCTTACGGTTAGAATTTGAGGAACTCCCCTTCTTCCTCCTACTTTAATCGCAGTTTCACGATCTTTCGAAAGATGAACATGTTGACGACTCATTTTTTGTAAACCTTCTTTTTTAATGTCTTCTAAAAATTTTGCAACCGTTCCGTGATATAAAAATTCCGAAGGTTCTGCTTCATTCAGGTTTAATTCTACCGAAATTGAATGTCCCTGACTTGCTCTTATTTTCGTTTTATCTTCATTAAAAGCAAAACGTTTTTTATCATTATTTTCTACAACGTAATCTAAAAGTTCTACAGTCATTTGATTTTGACTTCCTCTATTATTGCATTTTTCAATTAGTTCTTCAACATCAGCCCAACCATTTTCGTCTAATTTTAATCCGATGGTTTCTGGTGAATGTCTTAAAACCAGACTTAGAAATTTGCTTACGCTCTTTGCTATTTTCTCATTCATGATTTCCAGAGATTTGTAATTTCTTATTCAATTCTTCATCTTTAAAAAGAAAAGGTTTTTCAACGGGAACTAACAAATTTTCCAATTGTTGATTCTGCACAAAATAGTATTGCTCTTTTACAAAATCTGTAATATTTTCAATTAATATTATATCTTCTTTGACAAAAGTTTTTACAAAATCATCTCTTAAGCCAATCTGAATAGCTCTTCTTTCAAGCTTATTTCCGTAAGGATCATGATCAGGATCCCATTGCAATCTTACAGAAGATGTTTTGACCTCATTTTGCCATTCTTCCCGACTCATTCCAAGTGAATCATCATAAGTGGAATAAACTGCATTTTGTAAATACTTATTGAATGCTGAAATTTTAAGATGAATTGCCAAAACAACTTCTTGTCCTTCTTTAGTTCCCCATCCGTTTCGATACATCATCCAAAGAAAATTAGGTTTAATCCAAGTCATTCTGCTAAGACTAAATTCTCCTCCAAAAAACTGATTATTCGCCGCAAATTCGCCGATTTCTTTTCTATAAGATTGATAAACTATTATTTCTTCCTCGTCATATTGAGCCATAATGTGATAGCCTGATTTTGGCCATTCTGTTATTTGCTCATCATATTTTTTTAATTCTATTTTCATTATATTTTGTACACAATATCTTCATTGTGTTATTTTTATTTTTAACTAAACAGTTTGATTTTTATTCTTTCTAAAAATCATAAACGGTTACTTCAACATCATTATTAGAAAGTGTTTCCAAAATAATAGGTTCTACCATCTCCCACTTTCCGCCTGCTAAACCACAACCAATTCTAGGCATATGAATAGTCGCTTTGTTATCTTGCGCAAAAAGAGCAACTTGTTTTAAACCTTCTTCAATAGCATCATATCTAATTGGCGCATTTCCATTCTCGTCCTTGTTAATTTTGTGTTGGCCAATTAAATTTGCTACCCAAAGATCTTCTTCAACCTGAACGAATTGAACTTTCCCCAATTCAAAATCATCCTTTGATTTAAACCATTCTCTATATTGATTTTCTGGTTTTTTCCATCTTTTAGAAATAGCTATTACAAATCCTTTTCCCCAACCTCCAATGTCATTGCAAACGTGAACGATTAACTTATTTTCTGATGCTTGAGGAGATGTCGCATCACCTTTTATATATTTAATATCTTTCATTTATCTATTTTTATCAAACGTTCCTACGGAACGTAAACAAAACTCCTTACTATTAGTTCTACCGATGAAATGTTCCTATGGAACAAAAAAAATGTATTTAGAATTTTTAATTTTTCAATTCTAAAGACAATCGTTTGCACAAATCATCAATATCATTTTTTCTTGCTAATACCGAAATCCACTTTTCAGGAATATTTTCAATTCCGTAATAAATACCGGATAAACCTCCAGCAATTGCTGCAGTTGTATCTGTATCTTCACCTAAGTTTACTGCTTTCAAAACAGTTTCTTCATAAGAATTACTATTCAAAAAACACCAAAAACTAGCTTGTAAACTATCAAGTACATATCCTGATGAGTGAATATTAATTTCTGGATAAGTCGAAATATCATGAAGCAAAACTCTATCAAACAATTGAATTTCTATTGGATTAAATTTCTTATCGCTTAAAAAATCAGAAACAATCTTTTGCATTCTTGTATATGCTTCTACCTTATCATTTCCATTTAAAATTTCTAAGCAATAAACGACATATATAAAACAAGCAAATACGGAACGAAAATGTGCGTGAGTAATAGACGATACTTCCTTTACTTTTTTGTAAATAACCTCAATATCTCTTTCATTTTGCAGATAAAAAGCTAAAGGTAAAATTCTCATCAAAGAACCATTTCCGTTATCTTCTTCATAAAAACCACCACATAATTCCGGTTCATATCCTTTCCCAATATTATGAATTGCATGTCTGGTCGCAATTCCAATATCAAAAACTTGTCCGTGTGGCGTCCATAATTCTGCATTATACCATTTCACAAAATTTCTGGCAATATCAAATAAATCAAAGCCTTTACACAAACTTTCGGCTAAACAAAAAGCAAGTGAACTATCATCGCTCCATGTTCCTGCTGGTTGGTGATGTGTTCCAAAACCTATCATTTCAGAAACAGGATTTTCTTTTAACTCAGATCTTGAATAGAACTCAACCGGAACACCCAAAGCATCTCCAACCGCTAATCCAAACAAACCTGATTTTATTTTGGTTTCCATAATTCAATTATTCCAATTCATCCCTAACTTCCATCAAGGCAAAACCTAACAAATTCAAGCCTTTCCATTTCTTCGGATTCAAAACATCCGAATGATCACTTGCCATACCAATTCCCCAAATTGCATCAACTGGACTTGCTTCTACAATAACTCTGTCGTTTGTATTTAGTAGAAAGGTTTTTAGCTCTGGATTCTGACTGAATTTATGAAAATTACCTTCTTTCACAATTTCAAATCTCGCGGCTAACCAAAGAGTTTCATTATAATTCTTCACTTCTCTTCCTAATTTTTTGGCTTCGGCAGGAGATTTAGCCAAAAGGATTTTCTTCAAAACTTCATCATCTTTAAACAATTCGGCTTTCTTGGCCATCATCCAGTGTTCTGCAGTTTTATAAGTCACTTTATCAACTTCAAAAGAACTTAACCACCATTGACTGAAACAGGTTTTAGAAATACTTCCGTCTTTATTTGGTTGATGTCCCCAGAAAAGCAAAAACTTACTTTCCGGAGCTATATTATCTATGTTATATTTCATTTTTCTAATTTTTAAATTAAGATTCTAATCCATCTCACAATTCCAAAATATCATTTTCCTTGTCAACTGATTTCATCTAAATAGTTTGTTCTCTAAAAGCACTTTCAAAATACTTAAAACTTGATTTTTTTTCAGAACTGCTCAACACAGCAAAAACTATTTTTTTAAAAGCTCCCGCATATTTTTCCGAAATAATTTCTTTGAATAAACTTGCTACATCATTTGGCTCATTTCTAAAAACACCACATCCCCAAGCTCCCAAAATCAGCGTATCAACTTTTTGCTTTGAAGCAATTGCCAATACTTTGTCCATTCTTTTTCTAAAGACCTCTTCTGTTTCAGCAATTTCTTCCTTTCTATTATGTTGCAACATCGCGCCTTTGTTTGGTGCCGGTGCTGTAATTATATCTACAACTAATGGTTTTTCAAAATAATCCCCATTATCATCATTCCAAAACAAAACATTCGGACTATAAATCATGTAATCTGAATATAAAAACGAAGACTGATTTTTATTAAAATCATACATTGCTTTGTCTTTGATTTGCGTTGCATAAAGATTTGAAGATCTGGCCAAACTTTCTTCTTGAGCAGAAGCGCCACCTAAAAATCCACCACCCGGATTTTTTGCAGAAGCGAAATTCAAAACACCAATTTTGCCATTCTTCTCTTGAAAAATTGCTTCAATTGTAGAACAATTTTTCGCAATAATCTCTGTTTCAAATTTATTTTCAATTGGAATATCTAAAATTGCATTCCAATCATTTGGTGCAATTGTAAACGTATTATTTAAGGATTCTTCTAATTCCTTTTCTATAGCAATCTTCTTTTCATTATACTTATAAAAACCATTTTTTATGATTTCTAAAGTGTTATTTGCTATTTCTACTCTATAATTTTTACTCATAATTTCAATTTTAGAACCTCGACATTTTCACCTTCGAAATCTTTTACTGAATTAGTTGTAAATATTTTATCAAAACAATTCAAAACTTCAAAACCTTTATTGAAAATTCCGTGGCTTACTGCCAAATACAATTTTCCGGCATTTTTCTTTTTTAATTCTTCGGCTAAGCCAACGAAAGTTCCTCCACCATCACAAATATCATCAACGATTAAACAATCGATTCCGTTTAAATCATCTTCATAAACTTTAAATCCAGATAATCTTCCGGTTTTTACATCACGACTTTTACTACATTCTACAACATCTACTCCGCCTAAAAACTCAGAAACTTTGTAGATTTTTTTCAAAGCGCCACCATCCGGAGAAATTAATTTTAGGTTTTCGCCAACGACTTTTAAAACATCTGCAATAAAAGTATGATTCGGAATCACCTCGCAATTGTTTACCAAAGCCGGAGTAACCTCAGAATGTGCATCAAAAACAAAAACTTTATTCAATTGAAGCGCATTGATAATATCAGCATACACTTTTACAGAAAGAGATTCGCCTTTGATCATCACACGATCTTGTCTTGCTGCCGGAAAATAAGGGATAAAAAGATCAATTACTTTAACATCCATTCTGCGCAAAGCATCTACCGTAATACACAACAATCCTAAATCGTTGAATGAATTTAATCGGTGTGTGATTGTTACTTTTTGATTGTGATCAAAATCAGGATTAATTTTAATGTGAGGTTCTCCTCCAGAAAATGTAAAACTTTGAAATTTGATTTCTTCCTGATTAGTTATAGGAGTGAATTTTGGGTCTAGGTTAAGTATCATAGTTTTTATAGTTTGCGTTAATTATACGCAAATGTAGAATATTCTTTTTAATAAACAATTTATTTTGTGTAAAAATTACGCAAACTTTATTTCGAAGTGAAAGCCTTTTTCAATTAACTGATTATATTTCAATTTATTAAACTTAAAAAGTTTTGCAGGACGACCGCTTTTTATTGGAGAAAAATGATCTGTTTCTTCTAAAAACCCATAACTGAGGATTTTTTTTCTGAAGTTTCGTCGGTCAATTTCTTTTTCTAAAATTGTACAATAGAGATTTTCAAGATCCGAAAAAAGAAATTCATCCGGAAGTAAATCAAATCCGATAGGTTCGTAAGTAAGTTTAGATTTCAATCTCGAGATTCCTTTTTCAAGTATTAAATTATGATCGAATGCTAAAGGTGGAATTTCATCAATTTTAAACCATTGTACTTTTTCGGCATCAGTATCCGCTTTTATTTCCAAATTTGAAGCATCGACCAAAGCATAATACGCAACCGAAATTACACGGTTTCTGGAATCTCTATAAATATCATCTCCAAACGTGTAAAGCTGTTCCATAAAAGTCAACTTTACATTGGTTTCTTCATGCAATTCTCTAATAACGGCATCGGTCAGAGATTCATCTTGTTTCACTAAACCGCCTGGTAAAGCCCAATATTTTTCGGCTGAACCAAATTGCTGTTCAATTAAAAGTACGTACAAATTGTTGTTTTTATATCCAAAAACAATGGCGTCAACAGCAATTCTAATATTTTGAAAATTTTCCATAGTCCTAAATCATATCAAACAAATATAACGAAGAAGAGCCAATTTTATAATCTATCACCAAGTAATAAATTATAAAATTGACTCTCTCAAAAATCCTTATTTTTTATCTTTTTAATTCACAGTAACACTTTTCTTTGGGCTTACAGTACAACTTCCTCCTCCTTTAGTAATATTTACATCGGCTTTAACTTCATATGTTCCTGCAGCCGCGTATGTATGAGCTACCGTTCCCGTCGCACTATTTACAGTTTGAGCCGGAGTTCCGTCGCCAAAAGTCCATTTTACAGAAGTTACAGTATTACTTCCGCTATATTGTATATGATAATTGATTATCTTAGAATTAGTTCCATCTGCTGAATGTTTTAATTCTGTCAAAATTGAATCTCCAAAACAATCTACTATCGCTTCATCATCGTGTTTACTACAAGAATTATTCATAAAAAACACTGTTACCAGAATTAAAACTGTTGTAATCTTTTTCATAATCATACATTTTTAGTGGTTTATCTCTCAAAAATATTCTTTTAAAAGGTAAAGTCAAAACAAAATGGAAGAAAATTCTACTATTTTTAAACGGTGTTTTATCGCTAATTATAAATTTAAACTACAATCTATTGCCAAAAAACAACTTTAATTCTTTAGAAATAATATCAAAAAACGAGTTCAAATTATTGTTTTTAGCGCTCAATAAATACACAAATTCTTCAGGTACGTGAAAACTATTCCACAATAGTTGTAATCTGTTCTCTTTAATATATTTTCTTGCATTACAATTCCAGGTTATCGCAACACCTTCATTATCGACCAACATTCTAAGCATTTCAGATTCTGACGGAATAATATAATTAGGAACCATCGCCGGACGTTTTTTATTAAAAGCATGCAACCAGAATAATTTTATATGCGGAATTCTGGCGTCATGACTGTACCACTTTTGCTCATTCAGCCACAATTCTATTTCAGTATAATTGTCGGCTTTTAATTTCTGACGGAAATCTGTTGCATCCAAACTTACTGGCGCAACCATTATCAGTTTAATTTTTCCGACGATTTCGTAAATCGTATCAAACGTATCAAATCTTTTTGTTGTGATGGCGAAATCAAGTTTTTTAGCATCAACAAGTGCAAAAAGCGCATCGTTGTCTGCAAAGGTAAAATCGATCAAATCAAATTTAGCAATCAACAAATTACCAACACAATTAAAAAGATCTTTAGAAATACCAACCGATATTAACCGGTTTGCATCTTCGGCTTTCGCCCGAAAAGTATTCTCAACATTCTCCAGTCGATCAAGTGCATCAATAATCAAATTATTGAGTAACTTAGCGTATTCGGTTGGTTCTACGCCTTTTGACTTTCGATTAAATAATTTATTTCCAACATGAGCCTCCAACATGGATATTTGCTGACTTACAGCAGGTTGACTCATAAATAACTCTTTTGCGGCAACAGAAAAATTTCCGTTTTTATAAACCGCTTTAAATGTTCTGTACCATTCGAGATTTACCATGACATAAATATATTTATAACAAACATAGTTTATTTTATTTTTACAAATATCACTTTAGCCGTAAATTTGACAAAAATTTAAACTTATGAAGAAAATAGCATTACTTACGATTATAGCATTCGCAGCTTTTAGCACATCAGCTACAGCTCAAAAATCAACTAAAAAAGGTATGAAAAAAGTATTATTTGTTGTTACCAGTAACGATAAACTGGGCAATACAGGCGAGAAAACAGGATTTTGGTCAGAAGAATTTGCTGCACCATATTATGAATTATTAGATAAAGGAATCGAAATTACAATTGCGTCGCCACTTGGAGGTCAACCGCCAATTGATCCAAAAAGTGTAGATCCTGCATCGGCAACTGAAGACACAAAACGTTTTGATGCTGATAAAGTTTTACAGGAAAAATTAAAAAACACACATAAACTTTCGACTATTAATCAAAAAGATTATGATGCAGTTTTCTATCCTGGAGGTCACGGACCACTTTGGGATTTAGTCGAAGATAAAAGTTCAATTGCTTTGATCGAATCTTTCTACACGCACAAAAAACCGGTAGCTTTTGTTTGTCATGCTCCGGCAGTTCTAAAAAATGTAAAAGTTAATGGTGAATTTTTGGTGAAAGGCAAAAAAGTAACCGGATTTACAAATGAAGAAGAAGAAGCTGTAGGATTAACTAAAGTTGTTCCGTTTTTATTGGAAGATGCTTTAACTCAAAATGGCGCTAAATTTTCTAAAATTGCAAACTGGCAGCCATATGCTGTTGAAGACGGACTTTTGATTACAGGTCAAAACCCAGCTTCTTCTAAATTAGTAGCAGGGAAATTATTAGAAAAATTGAATAAATAATAAAGGTACTAAGTTGCTAAAGTTCTAAGATTATAAATATCTTAAAAAAAACTCAGAACCTTAGCGTCTTAGGAACTTAGAAACTCTAAGAAAAATGTTAAACTTTGAATTATACAATCCGACGAATTTAATCTTCGGAAAAGGACAAATTGAAAAACTTTCGACTTTAGTACCAAAAGATGCTAAAATTTTATTGGCATATGGCGGTGGAAGTATTTTTAAAAATGGAGTACACGAACAAGTAATCAACAACTTAAAAGGTTTTGATATTGTAGAATTTGGTGGAATTGAACCAAATCCGCATTTTGAAACGTTGATGAAAGCGGTTGAAGTTATCAAGGCGGAAAAAATTGATTTCATTCTTGCTGTTGGTGGCGGATCTGTTATTGATGGTGTGAAATTTATTTCGGCAGCAGTAAACTTTGACGGAAATCCGATTGATATTTTACAAAAACGTATGTTGATTAAAGAAAATGCGGTGCCTTTTGGAACTGTTTTAACTTTGCCTGCAACAGGAAGTGAAATGAATTCGGGTTCTGTAGTTACGATTAAAGCTACTCAGGAAAAACTTGCTTTTGGCGGAAGCGCATTATTCCCAAAATTCTCTATTTGTGATCCAACTGTAATTGCGTCTTTACCAAAAAGACAATTGCAAAATGGTGTTGTTGATGCGTACACACACGTAATGGAACAATATTTAACATATCCTCATGAAGGTTATTTACAAGATAGAATTGCTGAGGGAATTTTACAAACTTTAATTGAAGTTGGTCCAAGCGTGGTTGAAAATCCAACAGATTATGCTTTGGCTTCTAATTTTATGTGGAGTTGTACAATGGCTTTAAACGGATTAATTCAAAAAGGTGTTCCATCTGATTGGGCAACGCACATGATTGGTCATGAATTAACGGCTTTATACGGAATCGATCACGCGAGAACTTTGGCGATTATAGGACCAAGTTTGTATAATGTGATGTTTGAAACTAAAAAAGGAAAACTGGCACAATACGGAAGAAGAATTTTCAACTTGACAGGTTCTGATGATGAAGTTGCAAAAGAAGCAATCAACAAAACAGTAGAATTTTTCCATACTATGGGAATGGATACTAAACTTTCGCAATACACAGATGATTATTCTGAAACTGCCGATTTTATCGTGAAACGTTTCGACGAAAGAGGCTGGAAAGGTCTTGGCGAAAACCAATTGGTAACTTTAGACAAAGTAAAATCAATTGTTGAAATGAGCTACTAGTTCATAGTCTCGGTATTTAGTCTCAGTTAAAAACTGAAAACTGCGACCGTAAACAGTTACTAAAATATTAAAATCAAAAAAGGCGTTCTTAAGTTATTTAGGAACGCCTTTTTAAAATACTAAAACAAAACTAACTAACTCAATTCTTATTAAACTCATTTAAAATTCTAATTTATAATCAGTTACAACGTAATAGTATAAATATTATTGTATAAATAGTAAATTATTTTTTTATTATTTTAAAACACCTTGAAAACCATCATAATTAAAGGGGTTTTGTAAATTTCTTAAATGAGATTTTGTATTATTACTACATTATTAAGTACTTTTGTTTTAAATTATTAAAATAATGAGTGAAAATTTAAAATTTGCAGTAATTGGAGGAGGAAGCTGGGCAACGGCAATTGCAAAAATGTTATGCGTTAATCTCTCCGAAATTGCGTGGTACATGCGTAACGACGCTGCAATCGAGCACATTCAGAAATACAAACACAATCCAAACTATTTAAGTTCAGTCGAATTCGACACTAACAAACTTAAATTGACCAATAATATAAACGAAGCGATTGAATATGCAGATTATGTAATCTTTGCTATTCCGTCTGCTTTTCTTGATGCCGAATTAAAAAACATGACTGTTTCATTGGCAGATAAGATTATATTTTCGGCTATTAAAGGAATTGTACCTGAAACGAGTTTAATTGTTGGAGAACATTTTCACATTCAATACGATATTCCATATTATAATATTGGTGTAATTACAGGTCCATGTCACGCTGAAGAAGTAGCGCTTGAAAGACTTTCTTACTTAACAATTGCTTGTGGCGATCCTGATAAAGCCAGAGTTGTTGCCAAATCACTTTCCGGAAACTATATCAAAGCCAAAATTTCAGATGATATTATTGGTACTGAATATGCTGCAATGCTTAAAAACATTTACGCAATCGCAGCCGGAATTGCTCACGGTTTAGGTTATGGAGATAACTTTCAATCAGTAATGATGAGTAACGGAATCCGCGAAATGAAGAAATTCATTAGAAAAGTCCACAAAATGAAACGTAACATTAATGATTCAGCTTATTTGGGCGATTTATTAGTTACAGGATATTCCGTATTCTCGAGAAACAGAATGTTCGGAAACATGATTGGAAAAGGCTACACGGTAAAAAGTGCAATGATGGAAATGAGCATGGTTGCCGAAGGTTATTACGCTACTAAAAGTGCTTATAAACTAAATCAGGGTTACGGAGCAAAAACTCCTATTATAGATGCCGTTTATGCTGTATTATACGAAGGAAAAGACGCGAAATCTGTATTTAAGAAACTAACTGAGTCGCTTGATTAAAGATTTTTTTTAGAAAATAGAACCAAGAATAAAGAAAATAGATTTCTATACTTTGAGAATAAAAAAAGAGTCAAGACTAATTAAATTTCGTCTTGACTCTTTTTTTTGAACCTTGATACTAAAAAATTAAATAATAAGTAATAAATCAGTTGAACGATTTTTATTAAAAAAGGTATAATTCCTATTATTATTCCTAAAACAACAACGCCTAGAAAGACTATTAACATTCCCTCTACATTATTATAGAAGAAACCTAAAGCAAGAAAAATTATTAGTCCAACTATTGTTGTAATAATTTCAGGGTTTTTCTTTATAAAAAGGAATCTTTTTTCCATTTAAAATATTACCTCGTACTTATTTTACCATAATTCCCTCTACAAAAAGAATCGGCACTTCTTCAGTATCGTTTTCGTTGATTAGGTTTGATTTGAAAATGAATTTCTTGTCGTATAAAGTATTTCCAATGAAGAA
This genomic interval carries:
- a CDS encoding macro domain-containing protein; this translates as MLHIKLVYLEDELGNSWRNDFSECENVSIIKGDITKIKSDAVVSPANSFGFMDGGLDWHLSERFGWHLQDELQAKIAQLDERELLIGRSITLETGDNEVPFLISAPTMRVPMSFNIATSVNAFLAMKAILIACINNPKIETVTIPGLCTGCGRMPFHIASNQMFLAYDEIINRNYKEYETFGDTQKYQYRLNEKGLIWDY
- a CDS encoding RNA 2'-phosphotransferase codes for the protein MNEKIAKSVSKFLSLVLRHSPETIGLKLDENGWADVEELIEKCNNRGSQNQMTVELLDYVVENNDKKRFAFNEDKTKIRASQGHSISVELNLNEAEPSEFLYHGTVAKFLEDIKKEGLQKMSRQHVHLSKDRETAIKVGGRRGVPQILTVRSGDMYRDGFKFYLSENNVWLTDEVPSKYIEFKS
- a CDS encoding ADP-ribosylglycohydrolase family protein — translated: METKIKSGLFGLAVGDALGVPVEFYSRSELKENPVSEMIGFGTHHQPAGTWSDDSSLAFCLAESLCKGFDLFDIARNFVKWYNAELWTPHGQVFDIGIATRHAIHNIGKGYEPELCGGFYEEDNGNGSLMRILPLAFYLQNERDIEVIYKKVKEVSSITHAHFRSVFACFIYVVYCLEILNGNDKVEAYTRMQKIVSDFLSDKKFNPIEIQLFDRVLLHDISTYPEINIHSSGYVLDSLQASFWCFLNSNSYEETVLKAVNLGEDTDTTAAIAGGLSGIYYGIENIPEKWISVLARKNDIDDLCKRLSLELKN
- a CDS encoding 2OG-Fe(II) oxygenase, translated to MLNIINDTLEIYTIDNFLTVDECNELIEKSEQIGFEEAGVNIDGAQKMMKMVRNNERIMYQDNEYASFFWQKLKPYVKSEVANTTATGLNEMFRFYKYNPGQRFKMHRDGSYKRSESEFSYYTFLIYLNEIYEGGETKFASGEIITPKTGTALIFEHSQRHEGTALISGIKYVLRSDIMYKLKD
- the prs gene encoding ribose-phosphate diphosphokinase; protein product: MILNLDPKFTPITNQEEIKFQSFTFSGGEPHIKINPDFDHNQKVTITHRLNSFNDLGLLCITVDALRRMDVKVIDLFIPYFPAARQDRVMIKGESLSVKVYADIINALQLNKVFVFDAHSEVTPALVNNCEVIPNHTFIADVLKVVGENLKLISPDGGALKKIYKVSEFLGGVDVVECSKSRDVKTGRLSGFKVYEDDLNGIDCLIVDDICDGGGTFVGLAEELKKKNAGKLYLAVSHGIFNKGFEVLNCFDKIFTTNSVKDFEGENVEVLKLKL
- a CDS encoding TIGR02452 family protein: MSKNYRVEIANNTLEIIKNGFYKYNEKKIAIEKELEESLNNTFTIAPNDWNAILDIPIENKFETEIIAKNCSTIEAIFQEKNGKIGVLNFASAKNPGGGFLGGASAQEESLARSSNLYATQIKDKAMYDFNKNQSSFLYSDYMIYSPNVLFWNDDNGDYFEKPLVVDIITAPAPNKGAMLQHNRKEEIAETEEVFRKRMDKVLAIASKQKVDTLILGAWGCGVFRNEPNDVASLFKEIISEKYAGAFKKIVFAVLSSSEKKSSFKYFESAFREQTI
- a CDS encoding macro domain-containing protein, with the translated sequence MKDIKYIKGDATSPQASENKLIVHVCNDIGGWGKGFVIAISKRWKKPENQYREWFKSKDDFELGKVQFVQVEEDLWVANLIGQHKINKDENGNAPIRYDAIEEGLKQVALFAQDNKATIHMPRIGCGLAGGKWEMVEPIILETLSNNDVEVTVYDF
- a CDS encoding DUF4291 domain-containing protein — translated: MKIELKKYDEQITEWPKSGYHIMAQYDEEEIIVYQSYRKEIGEFAANNQFFGGEFSLSRMTWIKPNFLWMMYRNGWGTKEGQEVVLAIHLKISAFNKYLQNAVYSTYDDSLGMSREEWQNEVKTSSVRLQWDPDHDPYGNKLERRAIQIGLRDDFVKTFVKEDIILIENITDFVKEQYYFVQNQQLENLLVPVEKPFLFKDEELNKKLQISGNHE
- a CDS encoding ADP-ribosylglycohydrolase family protein — its product is MILEAAIGDAYGAGFEFRDLDFIIQNNDLTQYHKHGLYTEIYKRYTDDTQMAIAISELLLEDDNWNEIKVGDKFVEVFHRDKRRGYSDRVYNALDASKNGADFIKIIDNGSNGNGSAMRAYSIGYLKDINQLMEFCEIQAKTSHHTIEGISCAKRIALAVHYFKYNLGDGTTLIPFLNETLKENETYKITSPIDMHGYPTTQSVIKIVSEANSMSDCLKTSIDYGGDTDTVAALCMAILSHKQNCDKTLPTFLYEGLENDKFGKDFLIKLDTALDNKFN
- a CDS encoding NADAR family protein — translated: MKYNIDNIAPESKFLLFWGHQPNKDGSISKTCFSQWWLSSFEVDKVTYKTAEHWMMAKKAELFKDDEVLKKILLAKSPAEAKKLGREVKNYNETLWLAARFEIVKEGNFHKFSQNPELKTFLLNTNDRVIVEASPVDAIWGIGMASDHSDVLNPKKWKGLNLLGFALMEVRDELE